Within Corvus moneduloides isolate bCorMon1 chromosome 23, bCorMon1.pri, whole genome shotgun sequence, the genomic segment CCCCGGCCAGGAACAGAGCCTCGTCCGTCTCCAGGCCCCAGCTGCGCAGAGTCTTTAGGGCCCGGGCCCCCGAGCTGGCCGCGCTCCGCGCCGTCACCAGGTACGTGCGGATGGGACACTCCAGCCGCAGCCCCTTGGAGTAGAACTTCTTCTGCAGCTTCCCCAGCGCCTCCAGGAAGCCCTTCAGGGGGCCCTGTTGGAGCAAGGAGATGCCCCCGTGCCATCCTTCCAATCCCAGACATGCTGGATAATCCCTTCACCCTGTGAGCCCCCCAAAAATgaccccacagccacccccgggccagcagctgctgccctacCCCACCTCGCACCCCGCTCTGGCTTGATCCCAGAGTTGGGAGCGTCCCCACGAGGGCTGCCTCTGTcccagagcctttccctgccctcagcCCAGCTCTACCTGTGCCAGGGGCTTGTTCTCATGAGCCTTTTCGTGCTCGAAGAACATGTCCAGGCCGTGAGCCTTCACGATCTGCTCCGACTCATCCGAGAAGAGCACGGCGTCCCCGTCGAAGGCCACCCGCAGCTGCTTCTCCGACACCTCCAGGTCCCTGCTGGGGCTGAAGATGGTGGCTGCAGCGATCCCTGAGGATGAGGCAAGAGGTGGCAGTTATCCAAGGATCCATCCCCGTGGCTCGGCCgctgaggagcagagcaaaACACGCCGGGCTGGAAGCAAAACGCCGCGAGGAAACACGCCCGGGAGCACCTGCGGCTCGGCCCCGAGACCTCCCACCGCAAAAACAAAGCCCCAGATGACAAATCACCCTTTGCATACAGGAATTAAGGAGGAAAACCACCGCCTTTGCCTCGGGAgagctgtggagctgcaggaaaggctCATTTCTATGGAAACTGGAGGCTCTTTGGAGCATCAGAGATGCGGGGCAAGGCAAACCCTAAGTGCACGTGGGCTTAGGGACACGGATATTGCAGATATCCTTCCTGGGATCAACCCCCTGAGGGCTCCAGGCtccccccgctgccccccgccACGAGCTGGACCCCAGACTCACCCTCTTCAATGGCCCCACTCACTTTCTCGGCGTCGGAGGAGAGGTAGAGGTTGGTGTGATAGGCCTTGAGGTAACAGATGGGGCTGTTCCCTCCCGTCATGCAGAACCTCTCGATGAACAGATCTGAGGGCAAGAGGCACCGCAGGGTGAGCCTGgctgccccccaaacccagccttgCTGCTGGAAGGAGCGGGGTTAATTTTGGTCAGCAGCCAGAGCCCCTTCCCACCAGCCAGCCCCCAGAAAATCCAGGAGAAGcgggaaaaaggggagaaaacGTTTCCTTTTCTCGGTGCCAAGCAGTGACACCACCCAAAAGCCACCAAGGACAGCTTTGTCCCCATCTTACCGTAGTGGTTGATGCTGTTGATCAAGCGAACCCCGACCTGGGCGTGGTTGTTGGTCATGAGGACGATGTCGAAGAGCTCCTCGCTGTCGGGGTAGAGCTCACGGAGCTGAGCGTTCACCGCTTCCAGCGcctgcagcaccccagggacagCGGGGTGGGTGTCAGCCAGCCCCCTCCCAGGTGTGGCCCTGACCCATCCGACCCAGAACACTTCTGCTCACCAAAACCCCGACCCCAGCTACGCCCCGAGCCAAGCTGAtaccagctgggaaaaaacagattcatttttgggggggaaaaacccacctAGCtactcttctgttttcaaacaCGAAAGGTTTTGAGTAATTAAATGAGGATAAATCAACTCCAAGTTGCAGGTTAAGTGTTTTTCAAGCAATCAGAAACAAGTCTCACCCCACAGAGCTGATTAATTTATTCATTGGGAATGGGTTCcagcacccaaaactgcacgaactgcagcaggagtgagaaaatatttttcaagttcaAAATGCCTCATTTCAACACGTCAGAATTAGAAATCGGCCGACTCGGGAGCAAGGCTAAACTCAGCCAATTtacaagaataaataaattgtaataataatcataattaaaaaaaaaaaaaaagacaattccCTAAAGGGAAACTTTAAATGCGATCCAAGGAGATGATTTGTTCAATTCTTGGGCTCAAGATGGAAAATCCAGCCCTGGAAGCAGCACATCACTtgctgggaggttttttttgccCTCGGTTTGCTCCGTGGCTCCATCCCTCCTGCTCGTGtcca encodes:
- the NT5C1A gene encoding cytosolic 5'-nucleotidase 1A; its protein translation is MEPPGPAGAPGRPWDEAKAFYDNLAPKKKPKSPKPENAITIAVSSRALFRMEEEQKIYTEQGVEAYVKYQLDHENEPFLPGAAFPFVKALEAVNAQLRELYPDSEELFDIVLMTNNHAQVGVRLINSINHYDLFIERFCMTGGNSPICYLKAYHTNLYLSSDAEKVSGAIEEGIAAATIFSPSRDLEVSEKQLRVAFDGDAVLFSDESEQIVKAHGLDMFFEHEKAHENKPLAQGPLKGFLEALGKLQKKFYSKGLRLECPIRTYLVTARSAASSGARALKTLRSWGLETDEALFLAGAPKGPLLRKIRPHIFFDDQMFHVEGAQEMGTVAAHVPYGVAQKHKRPAQEKQQTPNSK